In Ostrea edulis chromosome 4, xbOstEdul1.1, whole genome shotgun sequence, a single window of DNA contains:
- the LOC125670055 gene encoding very low-density lipoprotein receptor-like isoform X2: MMKNSFNFPLILLHTLIWLGHFEYSNTAETEPPLVCEENQFKCMRRCIPMSWRCDGDYDCIDEDDKTDEANCPSKTCPEDEFACRSGNCVPMRWTCDNETDCLDGSDETDICKNKSCTSEQFSCGNGECIPISWRCDGSPDCANGHDETCDAPTCASDEFRCDNNKCVNNKWRCDMDDDCGDNSDEKACPDVTCTADEFQCSDKQCIDKLWQCDGDADCNDQSDETNCTTKNVTICTLDTEWECLAGEQCIHNSWKCDGDEDCLDGSDELHCTTTCRPDQFKCNNSDCIYHTLKCDGYIDCMDGSDESNCPAQQSKCPSDKFDCYKNGSLCIEATKLCDSRKDCANFADEDNELCASNPCHLNNGGCMHTCIPIGVKNRRCDCLDGYRLAGNTSCEDVNECDQWPPVCSQKCVNEKGSYKCECMSGYYPELLDDGQHVCKATGGRPWLLFANRHDIRRLEVDTMILQPVVGDLHSAIAVDYDYHSKVVYWSDSHEEKIMKANMTEKGETNDTGIPVISSGVKTPDGIAVDWIYHHLYWTDTGYNTIEVAAVDGSMRKILVDKDLDEPRSIAVDPENGWMYFSDWGRVPKIERIGMDGNPASRNVLVEKDIEWPNGLTLDYASERIYWIDAKMKSIFTARLDGKEVKRILHNAEQILHPFSLTVFEDFVYWTDWSSEAIRKVHKFTGEDYHQLALGLRAPMDIKVYHEQRQLHSRNKCGVLNGGCSHLCLPVPVSIDAKGYACACPDSMDLLNGKQCKDNGVTAVPTEVTAKHESHKPLATTTKAPSKPMATTIKAPSGISTETPYSIVTPGKTNNETVIRKSTDSPVGTVAVIAIAVVLGLAVLVIIIGCFIYRKYTKRNIKSMNFDNPVYRKTTEESVRIQRDSALEPLNADSMEV, encoded by the exons ATGATGAAGAACTCGTTCAACTTTCCACTAATACTTCTTCATACGTTAATATGGCTAGGACACTTTGAGTATTCCAATACAg CGGAAACTGAGCCACCCCTTGTGTGCGAAGAAAACCAGTTCAAATGCATGAGGCGATGTATCCCAATGAGTTGGAGATGTGACGGAGACTACGATTGTATAGATGAGGATGATAAAACAGATGAAGCAAATTGTC cTTCCAAGACATGCCCAGAGGATGAATTTGCATGTAGATCCGGTAACTGTGTTCCAATGAGGTGGACATGTGACAATGAAACAGACTGTCTTGATGGATCTGATGAAACTGACATATGTA AAAACAAATCTTGCACCAGTGAACAATTTAGTTGTGGTAATGGGGAATGTATCCCAATCAGCTGGCGCTGTGATGGTTCTCCAGACTGTGCTAATGGTCATGATGAAACCTGTGATGCCCCAACCTGTGCAAGTGATGAATTCAGATGTGACAACAACAAGTGTGTCAACAACAAATGGAGATGTGATATGGATGATGACTGTGGTGATAATAGTGATGAAAAAGCATGTC CTGATGTGACTTGCACTGCCGATGAGTTCCAGTGTTCAGACAAGCAGTGTATTGATAAATTGTGGCAGTGTGATGGTGATGCCGATTGTAATGACCAGAGCGATGAAACCAACTGCACAACCAAAAATGTTACTATTTGTACCTTGGATACAGAATGGGAATGTCTCGCTGGTGAACAGTGTATCCACAATTCCTGGAAATGTGACGGGGATGAAGATTGTTTGGATGGGTCAGATGAGTTGCACT GTACAACCACCTGTCGACCTGATCAATTCAAATGCAATAACAGTGACTGCATCTACCACACCTTGAAGTGTGACGGTTACATTGACTGCATGGATGGATCAGACGAATCAAATTGTC CTGCACAACAAAGTAAATGTCCTAGTGATAAGTTTGACTGCTACAAAAATGGATCCTTATGTATTGAGGCCACCAAGCTTTGTGACAGCAGAAAGGACTGTGCTAACTTCGCTGATGAGGATAATGAACTCTGTGCAT CAAATCCATGCCACTTGAACAACGGGGGTTGTATGCACACTTGTATCCCCATTGGTGTGAAGAACAGGCGGTGTGACTGTTTGGATGGCTATCGTTTAGCTGGCAATACATCTTGTGAagatgtaaatgaatgtgatcaATGGCCTCCAGTCTGCTCGCAGAAGTGTGTTAATGAGAAAGGGTCTTACAAATGTGAATGCATGTCTGGCTATTACCCAGAACTGCTAGATGATGGCCAGCATGTTTGCAAAGCCACTG GTGGGAGGCCTTGGTTGTTGTTTGCTAACAGACATGACATCAGGAGACTGGAAGTGGACACCATGATTCTTCAACCAGTCGTTGGTGATCTCCACAGTGCCATTGCTGTGGACTATGACTATCATAGTAAAGTGGTTTACTGGTCTGACAGTCACGAAGAGAAAATAATGAA GGCAAACATGACAGAGAAAGGAGAGACCAATGATACAGGCATACCCGTTATCAGTAGTGGTGTCAAGACTCCAGATGGAATTGCTGTAGACTGGATTTATCACCATCTATACTGGACCGATACTGGCTATAACACCATTGAAGTTGCTGCTGTTGATGGGTCCATGAGAAAGATCCTCGTAGATAAAGATCTGGATGAGCCAAGATCTATTGCAGTTGATCCAGAGAATGG GTGGATGTACTTCTCTGATTGGGGGAGAGTTCCTAAGATTGAACGCATTGGAATGGATGGTAACCCAGCCAGTAGAAATGTTCTTGTAGAGAAAGATATTGAATGGCCAAATGGTTTAACCTTGGATTATGCTAGTGAAAGAATATATTGGATTGATGCTAAAATGAAGAGCATATTTACTGCCCGTCTAGATGGTAAAGAAGTCAAAAGGATTCTGCACAATGCTGAACAAATCCTCCACCCATTTTCCTTGACTGTGTTTGAG GACTTTGTTTACTGGACAGATTGGTCATCTGAGGCCATCCGTAAAGTTCACAAGTTTACAGGAGAAGATTACCATCAACTGGCCCTTGGCCTGAGAGCTCCAATGGACATCAAAGTTTATCATGAGCAAAGGCAGTTACACA GTCGCAATAAATGTGGAGTCCTTAATGGTGGTTGCTCCCATCTGTGTTTGCCAGTCCCAGTCTCAATTGATGCAAAAGGATATGCATGTGCTTGCCCAGATAGCATGGACCTATTGAATGGAAAACAATGTAAAGACAATG gcgtcaCAGCAGTTCCAACTGAAGTCACAGCCAAACATGaatctcataaacctttggcaACAACTACCAAAGCTCCATCTAAACCTATGGCAACAACCATCAAAGCTCCATCTGGTATCAGCACTGAAACTCCATACTCAATTGTGACTCCAggaaaaacaaataatgaaacgGTCATACGGAAATCAACAGATAGTCCAGTTGGAACAGTGGCAGTGATAGCCATTGCAGTGGTGCTTGGTTTAGCGGTTTTGGTTATCATT ATTGGATGTTTCATTTACCGAAAGTATACAAAGAGAAACATAAAGAGCATGAATTTTGATAACCCAGTCTATAGGAAAACAACGGAAGAATCTGTGCGCATACAAAGAGACTCGGCCTTGGAGCCATTGAATGCCGACTCCATGGAGGTCTGA
- the LOC125670055 gene encoding very low-density lipoprotein receptor-like isoform X1 gives MMKNSFNFPLILLHTLIWLGHFEYSNTAETEPPLVCEENQFKCMRRCIPMSWRCDGDYDCIDEDDKTDEANCPSKTCPEDEFACRSGNCVPMRWTCDNETDCLDGSDETDICKNKSCTSEQFSCGNGECIPISWRCDGSPDCANGHDETCDAPTCASDEFRCDNNKCVNNKWRCDMDDDCGDNSDEKACPDVTCTADEFQCSDKQCIDKLWQCDGDADCNDQSDETNCTTKNVTICTLDTEWECLAGEQCIHNSWKCDGDEDCLDGSDELHCTTTCRPDQFKCNNSDCIYHTLKCDGYIDCMDGSDESNCPAQQSKCPSDKFDCYKNGSLCIEATKLCDSRKDCANFADEDNELCASNPCHLNNGGCMHTCIPIGVKNRRCDCLDGYRLAGNTSCEDVNECDQWPPVCSQKCVNEKGSYKCECMSGYYPELLDDGQHVCKATGGRPWLLFANRHDIRRLEVDTMILQPVVGDLHSAIAVDYDYHSKVVYWSDSHEEKIMKANMTEKGETNDTGIPVISSGVKTPDGIAVDWIYHHLYWTDTGYNTIEVAAVDGSMRKILVDKDLDEPRSIAVDPENGWMYFSDWGRVPKIERIGMDGNPASRNVLVEKDIEWPNGLTLDYASERIYWIDAKMKSIFTARLDGKEVKRILHNAEQILHPFSLTVFEDFVYWTDWSSEAIRKVHKFTGEDYHQLALGLRAPMDIKVYHEQRQLHSRNKCGVLNGGCSHLCLPVPVSIDAKGYACACPDSMDLLNGKQCKDNAQRPTSSIPTPPSKTESPNNTNRNSTSSHGVTAVPTEVTAKHESHKPLATTTKAPSKPMATTIKAPSGISTETPYSIVTPGKTNNETVIRKSTDSPVGTVAVIAIAVVLGLAVLVIIIGCFIYRKYTKRNIKSMNFDNPVYRKTTEESVRIQRDSALEPLNADSMEV, from the exons ATGATGAAGAACTCGTTCAACTTTCCACTAATACTTCTTCATACGTTAATATGGCTAGGACACTTTGAGTATTCCAATACAg CGGAAACTGAGCCACCCCTTGTGTGCGAAGAAAACCAGTTCAAATGCATGAGGCGATGTATCCCAATGAGTTGGAGATGTGACGGAGACTACGATTGTATAGATGAGGATGATAAAACAGATGAAGCAAATTGTC cTTCCAAGACATGCCCAGAGGATGAATTTGCATGTAGATCCGGTAACTGTGTTCCAATGAGGTGGACATGTGACAATGAAACAGACTGTCTTGATGGATCTGATGAAACTGACATATGTA AAAACAAATCTTGCACCAGTGAACAATTTAGTTGTGGTAATGGGGAATGTATCCCAATCAGCTGGCGCTGTGATGGTTCTCCAGACTGTGCTAATGGTCATGATGAAACCTGTGATGCCCCAACCTGTGCAAGTGATGAATTCAGATGTGACAACAACAAGTGTGTCAACAACAAATGGAGATGTGATATGGATGATGACTGTGGTGATAATAGTGATGAAAAAGCATGTC CTGATGTGACTTGCACTGCCGATGAGTTCCAGTGTTCAGACAAGCAGTGTATTGATAAATTGTGGCAGTGTGATGGTGATGCCGATTGTAATGACCAGAGCGATGAAACCAACTGCACAACCAAAAATGTTACTATTTGTACCTTGGATACAGAATGGGAATGTCTCGCTGGTGAACAGTGTATCCACAATTCCTGGAAATGTGACGGGGATGAAGATTGTTTGGATGGGTCAGATGAGTTGCACT GTACAACCACCTGTCGACCTGATCAATTCAAATGCAATAACAGTGACTGCATCTACCACACCTTGAAGTGTGACGGTTACATTGACTGCATGGATGGATCAGACGAATCAAATTGTC CTGCACAACAAAGTAAATGTCCTAGTGATAAGTTTGACTGCTACAAAAATGGATCCTTATGTATTGAGGCCACCAAGCTTTGTGACAGCAGAAAGGACTGTGCTAACTTCGCTGATGAGGATAATGAACTCTGTGCAT CAAATCCATGCCACTTGAACAACGGGGGTTGTATGCACACTTGTATCCCCATTGGTGTGAAGAACAGGCGGTGTGACTGTTTGGATGGCTATCGTTTAGCTGGCAATACATCTTGTGAagatgtaaatgaatgtgatcaATGGCCTCCAGTCTGCTCGCAGAAGTGTGTTAATGAGAAAGGGTCTTACAAATGTGAATGCATGTCTGGCTATTACCCAGAACTGCTAGATGATGGCCAGCATGTTTGCAAAGCCACTG GTGGGAGGCCTTGGTTGTTGTTTGCTAACAGACATGACATCAGGAGACTGGAAGTGGACACCATGATTCTTCAACCAGTCGTTGGTGATCTCCACAGTGCCATTGCTGTGGACTATGACTATCATAGTAAAGTGGTTTACTGGTCTGACAGTCACGAAGAGAAAATAATGAA GGCAAACATGACAGAGAAAGGAGAGACCAATGATACAGGCATACCCGTTATCAGTAGTGGTGTCAAGACTCCAGATGGAATTGCTGTAGACTGGATTTATCACCATCTATACTGGACCGATACTGGCTATAACACCATTGAAGTTGCTGCTGTTGATGGGTCCATGAGAAAGATCCTCGTAGATAAAGATCTGGATGAGCCAAGATCTATTGCAGTTGATCCAGAGAATGG GTGGATGTACTTCTCTGATTGGGGGAGAGTTCCTAAGATTGAACGCATTGGAATGGATGGTAACCCAGCCAGTAGAAATGTTCTTGTAGAGAAAGATATTGAATGGCCAAATGGTTTAACCTTGGATTATGCTAGTGAAAGAATATATTGGATTGATGCTAAAATGAAGAGCATATTTACTGCCCGTCTAGATGGTAAAGAAGTCAAAAGGATTCTGCACAATGCTGAACAAATCCTCCACCCATTTTCCTTGACTGTGTTTGAG GACTTTGTTTACTGGACAGATTGGTCATCTGAGGCCATCCGTAAAGTTCACAAGTTTACAGGAGAAGATTACCATCAACTGGCCCTTGGCCTGAGAGCTCCAATGGACATCAAAGTTTATCATGAGCAAAGGCAGTTACACA GTCGCAATAAATGTGGAGTCCTTAATGGTGGTTGCTCCCATCTGTGTTTGCCAGTCCCAGTCTCAATTGATGCAAAAGGATATGCATGTGCTTGCCCAGATAGCATGGACCTATTGAATGGAAAACAATGTAAAGACAATG CACAAAGACCAACAAGCTCAATACCAACTCCTCCATCTAAGACAGAATCCCCAAataatacaaacagaaattctACTAGTTCTCATG gcgtcaCAGCAGTTCCAACTGAAGTCACAGCCAAACATGaatctcataaacctttggcaACAACTACCAAAGCTCCATCTAAACCTATGGCAACAACCATCAAAGCTCCATCTGGTATCAGCACTGAAACTCCATACTCAATTGTGACTCCAggaaaaacaaataatgaaacgGTCATACGGAAATCAACAGATAGTCCAGTTGGAACAGTGGCAGTGATAGCCATTGCAGTGGTGCTTGGTTTAGCGGTTTTGGTTATCATT ATTGGATGTTTCATTTACCGAAAGTATACAAAGAGAAACATAAAGAGCATGAATTTTGATAACCCAGTCTATAGGAAAACAACGGAAGAATCTGTGCGCATACAAAGAGACTCGGCCTTGGAGCCATTGAATGCCGACTCCATGGAGGTCTGA